The region CAGGGTTCACCCttggtgtacattctgtgggtttggacagtgTGTACAGACATATAGCCACCATCACAGTGTTTACAGAAGAGTTTCATTGTTATAAAAGCCCTCTgcgctctgcctattcatctccTGACCAAACATTCTATTTTCAACCTGTTTTCAAACAACTGtcttttcaattctttaaaaGGGTCAGTGGTGCCTAAAACTGACTCCTTCAGCGGGACTGCCTTGGAAACCTTCTGAGGGGGTCTCCTCCAGGTATGGAGAAGAGGACTCACTGGGGTTTTAGGGCTGCCAGAGAAGGAGTGGGACCTGGCTCAGGCCACAGGAGGGTCCGGAGGTGGACCAGTGAAAGGAACAGTGGGGAGGTCAGGCAGCCACACTCCTATGCTGGGCCAGGCTGGACCTGGGACCAGTCTCAGTCATCTCCTCCCAGTGTcttcacatctttatccactcTGACTCCACCCCCCAGGATGGCCCTCACTGACGAACAGCAGGTGACTTTTGAGAAGCTGACTCTGTATTGTGATGGCTACATCCAACTCATCcccatttcctttgtgctgggtgaGCTCCCCCTTCTGAGTGTTGGGGCCCGGGTGGCTGCTCCAGGCTCCAGACAGGCGGATCAGGGGAAGCTATCTGGGCAAGGCCAGTGGCATGTCAGTGCCTCTTGGTAGTTGAGGAAAATGGGGAGCCTGAAGCCAGAGGGACTGAAGTTAGACGTCAGGAAGGACGTCGTGCTGTTAGCTCTCTACACCTCCCTTTCTAACGGCAGCGCTGACATGGTAGTCGTCCCTGGAGCCTTGCgcaggaggggaggggtctgGCGGATTCCTGGGTAAGGCAGTGGGGCCCCGAGAGAGAAAACTCGAGGCTTGCTCCTTCATGAGAGGGTCTGATGGTCTCCCCATCCCGAGCGCCTGACATCCCTATTAGAAAGACGGAGACACCGAGGCGTCGCCCTCGCTGGGCTCTGGCCGCAGCCTGGGCCTTCGCCCctcgccccccgccccctcctgcccAGGCTTCTACGTGACGCTGGTCGTGACCCGCTGGTGGAACCAGTACGAGAACCTGCCGTGGCCCGACCGCCTCATGAACCTCGTGTCGAGCTTCGTCGAGGGCAAGGACGAGAAAGGCCGGCTGCTGCGGCGCACGCTCATGCGCTACGCCAATCTGGGCAACGTGCTCATCCTGCGCAGCGTCAGCGCCGCGGTCTACAAGCGTTTTCCCAGTCCCCAGCACCTGGTGAAAGCaggtgggcggggccgggcggggccgggcgggacAGAGGGCGGGGCCATaggccggcgggggcggggccggagcTGGAGATGGGTGGAGCCAGAGGCCCTTGTGCAGAGGATTGGGTGGGGCCAGGAGCCGGGTCGGGTGGAGACCTAGGAGCCTGAATTGGGCGGGGCGGAGTCAGGGGTCTGAAGGTGGTAAGAGACCAGGAACCGACCTTTGGGTGATAGGGCTTTGAGACAGGGCTAGGGACTCTTGAGGGATGAGGGAAGAGTGAGGGTTGAAGGCCAGAGTGCGGCCTTGGGAACTGGTGAGGAACTCGGGTCTACCTCTCTCTGCCCTCCGCGTTCCTGTTCTCCGGTTTCCAGTCTGCACATTAGCAACCTCGGTCTATACAGCAACCTCTGGCCTTGCCTGATCCTGGTTAATAAGATCCCTCTCGCGTGCTCAGCCCAGAGCAGCACAGAGTAGACACTCAGCGGTTATTTGGTGAAAGAAAGAGGATGGCAAAGGAGCTCTGATGTCCCTGTGGGCTCAGCAGGGACTCGGGCCTGAACTCTGGGTCCTGCAGGGCCAACCACCCCTTCTGCAGGTTCCTCTACCCCCTGCCTTCTCCACTCTACCCACCAGGCTTTATGACCCCTTTGGAACACAAACACTTGGAAAAATTGAGCTTGCCACACAACTCGTTCTGGATGCCCTGGGTATGGTTTGCCAACCTGTCAACAAAGGCCTGGATTGAAGGTCGAATCCGGGACCCTGTCCTGCTCCAGAGCCTGCTCAACGTGAGCCCCCTACCCAGATGAGGCTGCTGCGGAGCTGGGAGGGTCGTGCCCCACGTGGAACAAGGTTTCCTCCAAAGAGAAGGCTTGAGTCCTTGAGGGTCTTCCCAGAGCCTGCCTGGGACTATAGGATCTTTTCCAACAGACTTGCATAGCCCAAAGTGGCCCCTTTCAAATTTCTCTCCCATCCCCTCTCTAAGGTGAGCCTCTGAGATCTTGGTTCCTTTTTGAtagatgaggaggctgaggcacagagtggttgaGTGAACTGCTATGACCACACAGCCAAGGCTGGACCATGAGCACCAGACCTGgaagagctggtgaggggagccCAGGAGAGCAGGTGGTGGTCAAAACCCCaatcctccctcctgcccctctagGAAATGAACACCTTGCGTAGTCAGTGTGGACACCTGTATGCCTACGACTGGATCAGTGTCCCGCTGGTGTACACTCAGGTGAGGACTAGGCTGGTGAAGCAGCCCCTTTGGGAAGTTGAGGCTAGGAGGACCCAGGAAGCAGCCTATGATGGGAAGGGCTCATTTAGAGGCTGAAGAAGAGGCTCATCCTGGGAGTCAGGTCTGGACTTTGCAGGTTCGCTCTAGTGCCAAGTTCAAAGTGTCCAGCCCCTGCCTGTCCAGGAAGTGGAGGTAGTGTGATTAtctcattttaaagaggagaCCACAGAGTGGGGAGGGTtcaatcctgggttcaatccccagtacctccactataaataagtaagtaagtaagtaaataaataaataaataatcaatcaaattatctcccccatccccatcctcccaaaaaaagaaaaaaggaaagaaaaagaaagaggagaccGCAGAGACCCAAAGTCACACGAGTGTGCAAGTCAGAGCAAGGCCTGTGCCCCCAACCTAGGGACCTTCCTGACCCCAAGTTCCCCATCCAGCCCATATCTGCCACCATCTCTTTTCCCTCCCAGGTGGTGACCGTGGCGGTCTACAGCTTCTTCCTGGCTTGCCTGATTGGGCGGCAGTTTCTGAACCCAGCCAAAGCCTACCCCGGCCACGAGATGGACCTTGTTGTGCCCCTCTTCACGTTCCTGCAGTTCTTTTTCTATGCCGGCTGGCTGAAGGTAAGCCTCTCGGGGGACAAAGCCGGCTGTGGGCGTGGCCCAGGGGGTCATGGCCAGCCATGAGAGGAGGTCCATACGCAGTGGCTTTGGAGACACTGATCAGGAGGGAAGGGCATTGTTGAGGGGGCCAGAGGGGTGGAAATGCAGGAGCCAAGGTTTAAGAGTGGAGCAAGGCTATGAGGGGTTCCACCTGAGGATTTCCAGAGCCTCACCTACCCTACCAAGGTGGCAGAGCAGCTCATCAACCCGTTTGGAGAGGATGATGATGACTTTGAGACCAACTGGATTGTGGACAGGAGCTTGCAGGTATGAAAGGAGAAAGCCTGTCCCTGTGGACCCTCCCCAAACTGGACCCAGGGAGGGGGACCCCACAGTTCCATAGGGAGGCCCCACAGTGTATTGCCCCTGGCCTATTCACTCACAGG is a window of Vicugna pacos chromosome 10, VicPac4, whole genome shotgun sequence DNA encoding:
- the BEST1 gene encoding bestrophin-1 isoform X8, whose translation is MTVTYSSQVANARFGSFSRLLLCWRGSIYKLLYGEFLIFLLCYYIIRFIYRMALTDEQQVTFEKLTLYCDGYIQLIPISFVLGFYVTLVVTRWWNQYENLPWPDRLMNLVSSFVEGKDEKGRLLRRTLMRYANLGNVLILRSVSAAVYKRFPSPQHLVKAGFMTPLEHKHLEKLSLPHNSFWMPWVWFANLSTKAWIEGRIRDPVLLQSLLNEMNTLRSQCGHLYAYDWISVPLVYTQVVTVAVYSFFLACLIGRQFLNPAKAYPGHEMDLVVPLFTFLQFFFYAGWLKVAEQLINPFGEDDDDFETNWIVDRSLQMRCTRTCPLWSGTCTGTSQNHILPTRLPLPSLADPPFLAPPSTSG
- the BEST1 gene encoding bestrophin-1 isoform X6; protein product: MTVTYSSQVANARFGSFSRLLLCWRGSIYKLLYGEFLIFLLCYYIIRFIYRMALTDEQQVTFEKLTLYCDGYIQLIPISFVLGFYVTLVVTRWWNQYENLPWPDRLMNLVSSFVEGKDEKGRLLRRTLMRYANLGNVLILRSVSAAVYKRFPSPQHLVKAGFMTPLEHKHLEKLSLPHNSFWMPWVWFANLSTKAWIEGRIRDPVLLQSLLNEMNTLRSQCGHLYAYDWISVPLVYTQVVTVAVYSFFLACLIGRQFLNPAKAYPGHEMDLVVPLFTFLQFFFYAGWLKVAEQLINPFGEDDDDFETNWIVDRSLQVSLLAVDEMHQDLPPMERDMYWNEPEPHPPYTAASAQSRRPSFFGSTFNIRVTEWRGLGRVFAACQGPYHQGFLPQY
- the BEST1 gene encoding bestrophin-1 isoform X5; amino-acid sequence: MTVTYSSQVANARFGSFSRLLLCWRGSIYKLLYGEFLIFLLCYYIIRFIYRMALTDEQQVTFEKLTLYCDGYIQLIPISFVLGFYVTLVVTRWWNQYENLPWPDRLMNLVSSFVEGKDEKGRLLRRTLMRYANLGNVLILRSVSAAVYKRFPSPQHLVKAGFMTPLEHKHLEKLSLPHNSFWMPWVWFANLSTKAWIEGRIRDPVLLQSLLNEMNTLRSQCGHLYAYDWISVPLVYTQVVTVAVYSFFLACLIGRQFLNPAKAYPGHEMDLVVPLFTFLQFFFYAGWLKVAEQLINPFGEDDDDFETNWIVDRSLQVSLLAVDEMHQDLPPMERDMYWNEPEPHPPYTAASAQSRRPSFFGSTFNIRVTEWRGLGRVFAACQVWVRQIWSFSQTQRRRRRTVLTRASLAAS
- the BEST1 gene encoding bestrophin-1 isoform X7; translated protein: MTVTYSSQVANARFGSFSRLLLCWRGSIYKLLYGEFLIFLLCYYIIRFIYRMALTDEQQVTFEKLTLYCDGYIQLIPISFVLGFYVTLVVTRWWNQYENLPWPDRLMNLVSSFVEGKDEKGRLLRRTLMRYANLGNVLILRSVSAAVYKRFPSPQHLVKAGFMTPLEHKHLEKLSLPHNSFWMPWVWFANLSTKAWIEGRIRDPVLLQSLLNEMNTLRSQCGHLYAYDWISVPLVYTQVVTVAVYSFFLACLIGRQFLNPAKAYPGHEMDLVVPLFTFLQFFFYAGWLKVAEQLINPFGEDDDDFETNWIVDRSLQVSLLAVDEMHQDLPPMERDMYWNEPEPHPPYTAASAQSRRPSFFGSTFNISFQMIKSSSERLSQLPNPRLHS